A region from the Chroogloeocystis siderophila 5.2 s.c.1 genome encodes:
- a CDS encoding TonB-dependent receptor domain-containing protein, with protein MNRGWWLQGWLVAGVLPLLVLAAPAGAESIGNNRQSSLENDHLLTSQEHPTNEPPTQLSDLDHPATTVDEWVQQIAQSLVQVTGVQVNPTETGVEVILETAERQLAAPATSVVGNALIADIPNAVLALPEGEFQAASPTEGIALVSVIPTGNGIRVAITGTEAPPIAEVRTQAQGLVLSVAPGIETADAVDDDVIQVVVTGTRTEEEETRIPRSITVIDREELETQRNLPVTLREILGREIPGFNPPSLSRNDRGTIRGRGVSYLIDGVPVESTFGRQLQTIAPEAIERIEVVRGSNAVYGSEATGGTINIITRRPADEPFVVTLEAGANAYIGDRGEFFTNDSIGNRQSAIFSGDLGVADYILALSRERSAAFFDAEGDRIFLARPIDENESYGVLGTIGVDIDSNQRLQFTVNYYDSERVENEIIADPESEDKARAIKVGRQEFIDTDPYFDRNLLLNLTYTHANLLGNSLQAQAYFRDYSALTAGVQDRRDDELGVVINNSRLDEQNWGGRIQIESPLWQGSNALWGIDYDNRRSDDTTDILDPVAFDESNGRTLRKIGELFSAPSYDLEELGIFAQLQWDITDNFQLSGGARYANFRVNAPDYISRFGDPVGGGTINFDDVIFNVGVLYEVTNNIGIFANFSQGFSPPNFAELFSDPPENFSLEEDFEELQPVKVNNYEIGIRGQWSDFRASIAGFFTESDLGEFIVGFGGTGEVTIARAPQRTYGIEAAFDWQPSNHWRLGSAVSWQEGEADFEDSGNFVPLFSGDVGISPLKATVYVEHQTTPGWRNRLQVLAVGDRNRAFEEGIDVIPIEGYIVVDLISQIEAFGGTISIGIENLFNNQYLDLESQTLLGFDPTRAPAARGRTLSLIYRTTF; from the coding sequence ATGAATCGTGGATGGTGGTTGCAAGGTTGGTTGGTTGCTGGAGTGTTGCCGTTGCTGGTACTGGCGGCTCCTGCGGGGGCAGAGTCTATCGGCAATAACCGTCAGTCGTCATTAGAAAATGATCATTTACTCACTAGCCAAGAACATCCGACTAATGAACCACCTACTCAACTCAGCGATCTCGACCATCCTGCGACAACCGTTGACGAATGGGTGCAGCAAATTGCTCAGTCGCTGGTTCAGGTCACAGGGGTACAGGTTAATCCGACTGAAACTGGAGTTGAGGTGATTCTGGAAACCGCCGAGAGACAACTGGCGGCTCCTGCCACTTCTGTGGTAGGCAATGCGTTGATTGCAGATATTCCCAACGCAGTGCTGGCACTGCCGGAGGGTGAATTTCAGGCGGCTAGTCCGACGGAAGGAATTGCGCTGGTTTCGGTGATACCAACAGGAAACGGCATTCGGGTGGCGATTACGGGAACAGAGGCACCACCTATCGCTGAAGTGCGTACACAGGCACAGGGTTTAGTGCTGAGTGTAGCACCAGGGATAGAAACCGCCGATGCAGTCGATGACGACGTGATTCAAGTGGTGGTGACGGGTACGCGAACGGAAGAAGAGGAAACGAGAATTCCTCGTTCAATCACGGTGATCGATCGCGAGGAACTAGAGACGCAGAGAAATCTACCAGTTACGTTGCGAGAGATTCTAGGGCGCGAAATTCCCGGCTTTAATCCGCCCTCTCTCAGTCGTAATGACCGAGGCACTATCCGAGGTCGGGGAGTTTCCTATTTGATTGATGGGGTACCCGTTGAAAGCACCTTTGGACGCCAATTACAAACCATTGCGCCTGAGGCGATCGAACGAATCGAGGTTGTGCGTGGCTCAAACGCGGTTTACGGCTCTGAGGCAACGGGTGGAACCATAAACATTATCACCCGTAGACCTGCTGATGAACCATTCGTCGTGACATTAGAAGCAGGGGCAAATGCCTACATCGGAGATAGAGGAGAATTTTTTACAAATGACAGTATTGGCAATCGCCAAAGCGCCATATTTTCTGGTGATTTAGGTGTAGCTGATTATATTCTGGCGCTTTCCAGAGAAAGATCAGCCGCTTTCTTTGATGCTGAAGGCGATCGCATCTTTCTAGCCCGACCCATTGATGAAAACGAGTCCTATGGTGTCTTAGGCACGATTGGAGTCGATATTGACAGCAATCAACGGCTGCAATTCACTGTCAATTACTATGATAGTGAACGGGTCGAGAACGAAATTATTGCTGATCCAGAGAGTGAAGACAAGGCTCGGGCGATCAAAGTGGGTAGACAAGAATTCATTGATACTGACCCATATTTTGATCGCAATCTACTTCTTAATCTGACCTATACTCATGCCAATCTGCTGGGCAATTCACTACAAGCACAAGCTTATTTTCGAGATTATTCTGCACTGACAGCGGGTGTTCAAGATCGTCGAGATGATGAGTTAGGAGTTGTGATTAACAACTCGCGGCTTGACGAGCAAAACTGGGGTGGGCGCATACAGATTGAGTCCCCTTTGTGGCAAGGTTCCAACGCGTTATGGGGGATCGACTATGATAACCGACGAAGTGATGATACTACCGATATTCTAGATCCAGTTGCATTTGATGAAAGCAATGGACGAACATTGCGTAAAATTGGAGAGCTTTTCTCAGCCCCCTCTTACGATTTAGAAGAGCTAGGAATATTTGCTCAGCTTCAATGGGACATCACCGACAATTTTCAGTTGAGTGGTGGAGCACGTTATGCAAACTTTAGAGTGAACGCGCCTGACTATATCAGCCGATTTGGTGATCCTGTCGGAGGGGGAACGATAAACTTTGATGATGTCATCTTTAATGTTGGTGTGCTCTATGAAGTAACAAACAATATTGGGATATTTGCTAATTTCTCACAAGGATTTTCCCCGCCCAATTTTGCTGAACTTTTTAGTGATCCACCGGAAAACTTTTCATTAGAAGAAGATTTTGAAGAACTTCAACCCGTCAAGGTCAACAATTATGAAATTGGCATTCGAGGACAGTGGTCTGATTTTCGGGCATCGATTGCTGGTTTCTTTACTGAATCTGATTTGGGCGAATTTATTGTTGGATTTGGCGGAACTGGAGAAGTAACAATCGCTCGTGCCCCTCAACGCACTTACGGTATTGAAGCAGCATTCGATTGGCAACCTAGCAATCACTGGCGACTTGGCAGTGCTGTGAGTTGGCAAGAGGGCGAAGCTGATTTTGAGGATAGTGGTAACTTTGTGCCCCTTTTCTCTGGAGATGTAGGAATCTCGCCTCTCAAAGCGACAGTTTATGTCGAGCATCAAACCACTCCGGGTTGGCGTAACCGTCTCCAAGTCTTAGCAGTGGGCGATCGCAATCGCGCATTTGAAGAAGGCATCGACGTCATACCTATTGAGGGTTACATCGTTGTAGATCTGATCAGCCAAATCGAGGCATTTGGAGGAACAATCAGTATTGGGATTGAAAACTTATTCAACAATCAATATCTTGACCTTGAGAGTCAAACTCTTTTGGGATTCGATCCTACTCGTGCTCCTGCTGCTAGAGGGAGGACTCTCAGCTTAATCTATCGCACCACTTTCTAG
- a CDS encoding iron-siderophore ABC transporter substrate-binding protein produces the protein MVFTSSLTACNPNLSEPTLSSSPYSLPPSASQTVEHALGEVKIPTHPQRIIVLHDTFLLDPVLALGIKPTGITTFAADVGSPVRGIEAEQIANVEIVGDGHQPNLEKILALKPDLILARESQSEIYSQLSGIAPTVAVPETLISFKERLRFIAQIFDKEAVAEQVIDQYWHRVEQFKTAMGQRLDVTEVSVLVFAWGMMATPSSELTCSKVLVDIGIRRPPIQERLANSSSDSPPLSLEVISEHDADVILLITDRQANTSNYLNSPIWSTLQAVQNNQVYQVDINRWHGNGPLAANLILDDLFKYLVNNPDLKGS, from the coding sequence ATGGTATTCACCAGCAGTCTGACAGCCTGTAATCCTAATCTATCTGAACCTACTCTTTCATCTTCGCCCTATTCGCTTCCTCCATCTGCGAGTCAAACGGTTGAGCATGCTCTAGGAGAAGTAAAAATTCCGACCCACCCACAGCGAATCATTGTTTTACATGATACATTTCTGCTAGATCCAGTGTTGGCACTTGGCATTAAACCGACCGGGATTACAACCTTTGCCGCAGATGTGGGATCGCCAGTGCGCGGCATTGAAGCTGAGCAAATTGCCAATGTTGAAATCGTGGGTGACGGACATCAACCCAATTTGGAAAAAATTCTGGCACTCAAACCCGATTTAATCTTAGCTCGCGAGTCCCAATCAGAAATTTATAGTCAGTTATCAGGTATTGCTCCTACGGTTGCTGTTCCTGAAACGCTAATTTCCTTTAAAGAAAGATTGCGCTTTATTGCTCAAATCTTTGACAAGGAAGCTGTAGCAGAACAAGTTATCGATCAGTATTGGCATCGAGTTGAACAATTTAAGACAGCAATGGGTCAACGTCTGGATGTAACAGAAGTATCTGTACTTGTGTTCGCATGGGGAATGATGGCTACGCCAAGTAGCGAACTGACCTGTAGCAAAGTACTTGTTGATATTGGAATACGTCGCCCTCCTATACAAGAACGGTTAGCGAACTCCTCAAGTGATAGTCCGCCGCTAAGTTTAGAAGTAATTTCAGAGCATGACGCAGATGTCATCTTGCTCATCACCGATCGTCAGGCAAACACTTCAAATTATTTGAACTCTCCAATTTGGTCTACTCTCCAGGCTGTTCAAAATAATCAAGTTTATCAAGTGGATATAAATCGATGGCATGGCAATGGTCCCCTCGCTGCTAACCTCATCCTTGACGACCTCTTCAAATATCTAGTCAATAATCCTGATCTTAAAGGTAGTTAA
- a CDS encoding type II toxin-antitoxin system VapC family toxin, whose translation MTLWILDTDHVSLLQRGHPVVVQKVATVNPDEIAVTIVTMVEQMYERLEVIKRAKTKETMILAYTQLRQTFDRLCQANILDFDRGAYDRESVRQKIRIGT comes from the coding sequence ATGACTTTATGGATTCTAGATACCGACCATGTTTCGCTGTTACAACGAGGTCATCCAGTTGTTGTACAGAAAGTAGCAACTGTCAATCCTGATGAGATTGCAGTAACAATTGTGACGATGGTTGAGCAGATGTATGAGCGATTAGAGGTTATCAAGCGGGCAAAGACAAAGGAAACCATGATACTTGCTTATACTCAACTGCGGCAAACTTTTGATCGCCTGTGTCAAGCCAATATTCTTGATTTTGACCGAGGTGCTTATGATCGCGAATCGGTGAGACAAAAGATTCGTATTGGGACATAG
- a CDS encoding class I SAM-dependent methyltransferase, translating to MSTKTPVLNDAAEQLQPHLYNYLLSVSLQEPEILTQLRQETAQHPEGDMQVSPDQGQFMAFLVQLMLAKKVLEIGTFTGYSTVWIALALPNDGTVITCDVSQEDTEIARRYWQAAGVLHKIDLRLAPALKTLNQLLSDGQAETFDFVFIDADKVEYRDYYEKSLKLIRRGGLIAIDNVFWCGRVIDPDFDDDECTIAIRDLNQFLHHDPRVVISLIAIADGLTLAIKR from the coding sequence ATGTCAACTAAAACCCCAGTTCTAAATGATGCGGCTGAGCAACTGCAACCCCATCTCTATAACTACCTACTATCTGTTTCCCTACAAGAACCTGAAATATTGACCCAACTGCGTCAAGAAACCGCACAGCATCCTGAAGGTGATATGCAAGTTTCTCCCGATCAGGGACAGTTTATGGCGTTTCTTGTGCAGCTGATGCTAGCCAAGAAAGTGTTGGAAATTGGTACATTTACTGGCTATAGTACAGTATGGATCGCTCTGGCATTACCTAATGATGGAACTGTGATTACCTGTGATGTGAGTCAAGAAGATACAGAGATCGCCCGTCGTTATTGGCAAGCCGCAGGAGTTTTACATAAAATCGATTTGCGCCTTGCCCCAGCGCTGAAAACACTAAATCAACTCTTAAGCGATGGACAAGCGGAAACATTTGATTTTGTCTTCATTGATGCTGATAAAGTTGAGTACAGAGATTATTATGAGAAATCCCTAAAACTCATCCGTCGTGGTGGGTTAATCGCGATTGACAACGTCTTTTGGTGTGGCAGAGTCATCGATCCTGATTTTGATGATGATGAATGTACGATCGCCATTCGAGACTTGAATCAATTCCTGCATCACGATCCGCGAGTAGTCATTAGCTTAATAGCAATCGCTGATGGTTTGACACTGGCAATCAAGCGATAA
- a CDS encoding GNAT family N-acetyltransferase — protein MSNTDCTIRQAIAHDANAIANLSHQLGYPTTTSAVRQRLAQMHSANHAVYVAEISDIGVVGWIHAHLCLLFQTNLHAEIGGLVVDERYRSSGIGRQLLLQIEQWASQQGCESVYLRSNVVRTQAHIFYEKMGYSYIKTSLAFHKHL, from the coding sequence TTGAGTAACACCGATTGCACAATCAGACAAGCGATCGCCCACGATGCAAACGCCATTGCGAACCTATCTCACCAGTTGGGTTATCCCACAACTACAAGTGCTGTACGACAGCGTTTAGCACAAATGCACTCAGCGAATCATGCTGTTTATGTCGCAGAGATTTCTGATATTGGTGTAGTTGGCTGGATTCACGCCCACCTATGTTTACTTTTCCAAACAAACTTACACGCCGAAATTGGTGGTTTAGTTGTTGATGAAAGATATCGTAGTAGTGGTATCGGTCGGCAATTATTGTTACAAATAGAACAGTGGGCAAGTCAGCAAGGATGCGAAAGTGTGTATCTCCGCTCAAATGTTGTCCGCACGCAGGCACACATTTTTTATGAAAAGATGGGCTACAGCTACATTAAAACTTCTCTTGCTTTTCACAAGCATCTCTAG
- a CDS encoding ArsR/SmtB family transcription factor: MQVISPDSVFLGFHALSDAIRINVIELLRDRELCVCELCDALGVTQSKLSFHLKTLKEAGLVRSRQEGRWIYYSLNLPQFVMLEQYLAEFRRFSAIMPSRSCPD; encoded by the coding sequence ATGCAAGTTATCTCTCCAGACTCAGTTTTTTTAGGCTTTCATGCTTTATCCGATGCTATCCGGATTAACGTCATTGAACTATTGCGCGATCGCGAGTTGTGCGTTTGCGAATTGTGTGATGCTTTAGGCGTTACACAGTCGAAACTTTCTTTTCACCTCAAAACTTTGAAAGAAGCTGGTTTAGTGCGATCGCGTCAAGAAGGACGCTGGATTTACTACAGCTTGAATTTACCGCAATTCGTTATGCTAGAGCAGTATTTAGCCGAATTCCGGCGTTTTAGTGCTATTATGCCGAGTCGTTCGTGTCCAGATTAG
- a CDS encoding PstS family phosphate ABC transporter substrate-binding protein translates to MNVTLKELAITLGTLALTACTTTPNSSTQTQSPQLTAATNTIDTSVRVDGSSTVYPITQAVAKEFQSTQEGSQAQISVDFSGTSGGFKKFCAGEIDVAGASRPILTAEMEACNKNSIRYIELPIAFDALTIAVHPQNDWAQDITVAELKRMWEPAAEGKITRWNQVRAAWPDRPLKLYGAGKQSGTFDYFTEAVVGETRASRNDYIASEDDNVLVEGISKDPNALGYFGFSYLEENQNKLKALAVDNGKGAVIPSRETVEANEYQPLSRPLFIYVNAQYAQKKPAVRDFVNFYNKQAPTLVSSVGYVPLPEEAYDLNERHFYTGKVGTVFEGEAELNITISELLRRQAKF, encoded by the coding sequence ATGAACGTTACGCTCAAAGAATTGGCGATCACACTGGGGACGTTGGCTTTAACAGCTTGCACAACAACACCCAATTCCTCAACACAAACGCAATCACCACAGCTAACCGCAGCAACAAATACCATAGATACATCAGTGAGAGTTGATGGATCGAGTACGGTTTATCCAATTACACAAGCGGTAGCCAAAGAATTTCAATCGACTCAAGAAGGTAGTCAAGCGCAAATCTCAGTTGATTTTTCAGGAACAAGCGGCGGCTTTAAAAAGTTCTGTGCGGGCGAAATTGATGTTGCTGGCGCTTCGCGTCCCATCTTAACCGCAGAGATGGAAGCTTGTAATAAAAATTCTATAAGATACATTGAGCTTCCTATTGCCTTTGACGCACTAACAATTGCTGTACATCCACAAAACGATTGGGCGCAAGATATTACTGTTGCTGAGTTAAAAAGAATGTGGGAACCAGCCGCAGAGGGTAAGATTACTCGCTGGAACCAAGTACGCGCTGCATGGCCTGATCGCCCATTAAAATTGTACGGAGCAGGTAAACAATCGGGTACATTTGATTACTTTACTGAAGCAGTAGTCGGCGAAACAAGAGCTAGCCGCAACGACTACATAGCGAGTGAAGACGACAATGTTTTAGTCGAAGGAATCAGCAAAGATCCTAACGCACTAGGTTACTTCGGTTTTTCCTACTTAGAAGAAAATCAAAATAAATTAAAAGCCCTAGCAGTTGATAACGGCAAAGGTGCGGTGATTCCCTCGCGCGAAACGGTAGAAGCCAATGAATATCAACCACTATCGCGTCCTTTATTCATTTATGTTAATGCACAGTACGCGCAGAAGAAACCCGCAGTCAGAGATTTTGTCAATTTCTACAACAAGCAAGCCCCAACGTTGGTAAGTTCAGTAGGTTATGTACCTTTACCCGAAGAAGCCTACGACTTAAACGAAAGACATTTCTACACCGGAAAAGTTGGAACAGTATTCGAGGGAGAAGCAGAACTCAACATCACAATTAGCGAATTATTGCGTAGACAAGCGAAATTTTAG
- the arsB gene encoding ACR3 family arsenite efflux transporter, producing MSTKNPQANRTAVKAGSHLSFFEKYLTVWVFLCIIAGILLGRLFPGVAVALDAMSIYQVSIPIAICLFFMMYPIMVKIDFTQAKNAIRAPKPVILTLVVNWLIKPFTMVAFAQFFLGWLFRNFLTGTEIIRGTEVTLANSYIAGTILLGIAPCTAMVLMWGYLSYSNQGHTLVMVAVNSLAMLFLYAPLGRWLLAANDLTVPWQTIVLSVLIYVGLPLVAGMYSRYWIFKHKGREWFERRFLKYLSPIAITALLVTLVLLFSFKGDLIVNNPLHILLIAVPLFIQTNFIFLITYVAALKMKLSYEDAAPAALIGASNHFEVAIATAVTLFGLNSGAALATVVGVLIEVPVMLMLVEVCKRTAAWFPREPEKATLRDPRCVSAYK from the coding sequence ATGAGTACAAAGAATCCTCAAGCAAATCGCACTGCTGTTAAAGCTGGTAGTCATCTAAGCTTTTTTGAAAAATACCTTACCGTTTGGGTATTCTTGTGTATTATTGCCGGAATTTTACTCGGTAGGTTATTTCCTGGGGTTGCGGTTGCGTTAGATGCGATGAGTATCTATCAAGTGTCAATTCCAATCGCGATATGTCTCTTTTTCATGATGTATCCGATCATGGTAAAGATTGACTTTACCCAGGCAAAAAATGCAATTCGTGCCCCAAAACCTGTCATTTTAACTTTAGTAGTGAATTGGTTAATTAAACCGTTCACAATGGTAGCGTTTGCTCAGTTTTTCTTAGGTTGGTTATTTCGTAACTTCCTCACAGGTACAGAAATAATTCGCGGTACTGAAGTTACCTTAGCCAATTCTTACATTGCTGGCACGATTTTACTTGGAATTGCCCCTTGTACAGCAATGGTGCTGATGTGGGGATACTTATCTTACAGCAATCAAGGACATACCCTAGTCATGGTAGCGGTAAACTCGCTGGCAATGCTGTTTTTGTACGCACCTTTGGGGCGATGGTTACTTGCAGCAAATGATTTAACAGTACCTTGGCAAACAATTGTTTTATCGGTATTGATTTACGTAGGCTTACCTTTGGTTGCAGGAATGTACAGCCGCTACTGGATTTTTAAACATAAAGGTAGAGAGTGGTTTGAGCGTAGGTTTCTCAAATATTTGAGTCCGATTGCAATTACTGCATTACTTGTTACTTTAGTGCTGTTGTTTTCCTTTAAAGGCGATCTCATAGTTAACAATCCACTGCACATCTTGCTAATTGCAGTTCCGCTGTTTATTCAGACAAATTTCATTTTCTTAATCACATACGTTGCTGCACTGAAAATGAAATTGTCTTATGAAGATGCTGCACCAGCGGCGTTGATTGGTGCAAGTAATCATTTTGAAGTTGCGATCGCTACAGCAGTCACCCTTTTCGGTTTAAATTCAGGTGCAGCCCTTGCCACAGTAGTGGGTGTTTTAATCGAAGTTCCCGTGATGCTGATGTTAGTTGAAGTATGTAAGCGAACCGCCGCATGGTTCCCCAGAGAACCCGAAAAAGCAACTTTAAGAGATCCTCGTTGTGTCAGTGCTTACAAGTAA
- the arsH gene encoding arsenical resistance protein ArsH, producing the protein MTFNHKPRILFLYGSLRERSYSRLLAEEAARIIEEFGAEVRFFDPRELPVHSSVPDTHHKVQELRELSLWSEGQVWSSPEMHGNITGIMKNQIDWIPLNLGAVRPTQGKTLAVMQVSGGSQSFNAVNTLRILGRWMRMFTIPNQSSVAKAYQEFNDDGTMKDSPYRDRVVDVMEELYKFTLLLRDKVDYLTDRYSERKEKAAKEVIQIANRALEVKTNNQ; encoded by the coding sequence ATGACATTTAATCACAAACCACGCATTTTATTTTTGTACGGTTCTTTACGCGAACGTTCTTACAGTCGTCTGTTAGCAGAAGAAGCTGCCAGAATTATTGAAGAATTTGGTGCAGAAGTGCGGTTTTTCGATCCGCGTGAGTTACCTGTTCATAGCAGCGTACCTGACACACATCATAAGGTACAAGAACTTCGAGAATTAAGTTTATGGTCAGAAGGACAAGTTTGGTCGAGTCCTGAAATGCACGGTAATATCACCGGCATTATGAAAAATCAAATTGATTGGATTCCTCTAAATTTAGGTGCAGTTAGACCAACACAGGGTAAAACGCTAGCTGTGATGCAAGTCAGCGGTGGTTCGCAGTCATTTAACGCAGTCAATACACTACGCATCTTAGGGCGATGGATGCGGATGTTTACGATTCCCAATCAGTCTTCAGTAGCAAAAGCGTATCAAGAGTTTAACGACGACGGAACAATGAAAGATTCACCATATCGCGATCGCGTTGTTGACGTCATGGAAGAACTCTACAAATTCACTCTACTACTGCGCGACAAAGTTGATTATCTCACCGATAGATACAGCGAACGCAAAGAAAAAGCGGCAAAAGAAGTTATCCAAATCGCCAATCGTGCTTTAGAAGTCAAAACGAACAATCAGTAA
- the arsC gene encoding arsenate reductase, glutathione/glutaredoxin type, with product MKKVMFVCKKNSRRSQMAEGFARTLGEGKIAVTSSGLEASAVDPTTVEVMSEVGIDISNQTSKPLSDFNPEDYDAVISLCGCGVNLPEAWVLREVFQDWQLDDPEGESIEKFREVREQVKQRVEKLIESLSTKTTA from the coding sequence ATGAAAAAAGTCATGTTTGTGTGCAAGAAAAACTCACGCCGTTCCCAAATGGCAGAAGGATTTGCCCGTACACTAGGAGAAGGCAAAATTGCCGTCACAAGTTCAGGATTAGAAGCAAGTGCAGTCGATCCAACAACCGTAGAAGTCATGTCAGAAGTTGGTATCGATATTAGCAATCAGACATCCAAACCTTTAAGCGATTTTAATCCTGAAGATTACGATGCAGTCATTTCTTTGTGTGGCTGCGGTGTCAACTTACCCGAAGCCTGGGTACTGCGTGAAGTCTTTCAAGATTGGCAACTTGACGATCCGGAAGGTGAATCCATCGAAAAATTCCGTGAAGTGCGCGAACAAGTTAAACAAAGAGTCGAAAAACTGATTGAGTCTCTCAGTACTAAAACTACTGCGTAA
- a CDS encoding FAD-dependent oxidoreductase — protein MNLLIIGGSDAGISAALRARELDSTVNLTVVVADSFPNYSICGLPFFLSGEVPDWRNLAHRTTEEITDKGIQLLLNCTAQTIAPQQKIVTVVDREMRSHNLNYDRLIIATGAVSTRPQIAGLDLPGVFLLHSMEDSFAIYQYLTTDEPQSAAIIGGGYIGLEMADALTHRGIAVTVIEHSQTVMKTVDPTLGQIIGEELQRHNVTAVNGVAIETIESKGTQLLVKGENYHTTVDLVLVAVGVKPNTDLAKTAGVNCGIKNAIQVTRKMETNVPDIYAAGDCVETWHRILNQSTYLPLGTTAHKQGRIAGENAVGGNQEFAGTLGTQVVKVFDLAIARTGLRDSEAQSAGIDAVTVELETWDHKVYYPHAHKLRIRVTGDRHTGRLLGAQIVGHYQGEVAKRIDIFATALFHGMKVDELNKLDLSYTPPFSSPWDPVQMSAQAWVKAQ, from the coding sequence ATGAATTTACTTATTATCGGTGGTAGCGACGCAGGTATCAGTGCGGCGTTGCGAGCGCGTGAGTTGGATTCTACAGTTAATTTGACAGTTGTTGTCGCGGATAGTTTTCCTAATTACAGCATTTGTGGATTGCCGTTTTTCCTGAGTGGTGAAGTTCCCGATTGGCGAAATTTAGCGCATCGCACCACTGAGGAGATTACAGACAAAGGTATTCAGCTTTTACTCAATTGTACGGCTCAGACGATCGCTCCACAGCAAAAAATTGTTACAGTTGTTGATCGCGAAATGCGATCGCACAATTTGAACTATGATCGCTTAATTATTGCCACAGGTGCGGTATCAACTCGCCCTCAAATTGCTGGACTCGATCTTCCTGGAGTTTTTTTGTTGCACTCGATGGAAGATAGTTTTGCTATTTATCAATATCTAACCACCGATGAACCACAATCAGCTGCGATTATTGGCGGTGGATACATTGGCTTAGAAATGGCTGATGCTTTGACGCACCGAGGTATCGCTGTTACGGTAATTGAACATTCCCAAACGGTAATGAAAACTGTTGACCCTACTTTAGGTCAAATCATTGGTGAAGAACTACAGCGTCATAATGTTACAGCTGTCAACGGTGTGGCAATTGAAACGATTGAATCAAAAGGAACGCAGTTATTAGTCAAAGGCGAAAACTATCATACAACTGTTGATCTGGTGTTAGTGGCTGTAGGAGTCAAACCGAATACCGATCTTGCAAAAACAGCAGGTGTCAATTGCGGTATTAAAAACGCAATTCAAGTCACGCGAAAAATGGAAACAAATGTTCCAGATATCTATGCAGCAGGCGACTGTGTGGAAACTTGGCATCGAATTTTAAATCAATCTACTTATTTACCGCTAGGGACAACCGCACACAAACAGGGGCGAATTGCTGGTGAAAATGCAGTAGGTGGAAATCAAGAATTTGCGGGGACGCTAGGTACGCAAGTCGTAAAGGTTTTTGATTTGGCAATCGCGCGGACTGGTTTACGCGATTCTGAAGCCCAAAGTGCAGGAATAGACGCAGTTACCGTTGAGCTAGAAACATGGGATCATAAAGTTTATTATCCCCACGCGCACAAACTCCGAATTCGCGTGACAGGCGATCGCCATACTGGACGCTTACTAGGCGCGCAAATTGTAGGGCATTATCAAGGAGAAGTCGCTAAGCGAATTGATATTTTTGCGACTGCTTTGTTTCATGGTATGAAGGTAGATGAATTAAATAAACTCGATCTCAGCTACACACCTCCGTTTAGTAGCCCTTGGGATCCTGTACAAATGAGCGCACAAGCTTGGGTTAAGGCACAATAA